Proteins from a single region of Oryza brachyantha chromosome 6, ObraRS2, whole genome shotgun sequence:
- the LOC102716510 gene encoding splicing factor ESS-2 homolog, with protein MLRSPGHSPRHLSPSPAPSTPRPSSPTPSSASASALAAASSSKRRRPEVLDEDTYVAAVERIIERDFFPDLPRLRDRLDWLQALRSRDPLVLRDAQLKILERRRRVQRRGGPVPTPTPATSTALRSPSFLATPSVAPSVAGEEGAEVDDDVEAALSLDDFFRRFTSEDNESFSRILEKVNHRRRERYAHLLEPAEAAKAPLLEDAKRDRITDGYGTSGQPPSTLEGAKFTAKNLLMYYPADRGEAPLTDEERTERIKGMTKEIDRSNTRFHGRSSADDGTTKEEEAAAILYAPVAGSTPGGMAYHDPDKAKKYDLEDLRKTPNPFYVESGKNPNNGYSFVRTPSPAPGVDESPFMTWGEIDGTPLRLDPEETPSGSGGSDTAHFKIPPPPARDVKAHLLSRDAARKIKERTKMFHKPPLPSPVRGGSASPRTFSPAAQKFVRNAIAKSSRTIDESLRASYRGTTPSATTPKTRFSRDPSLGSRSPSMRQGSTPPW; from the coding sequence atgcTCCGCTCGCCGGGCCACTCCCCTCGCCACCTCTCCCCGTCCCCGGCGCCCTCCACGCCTCGCCCCTCCTCCCCGACGCCCTCctcggcctccgcctccgcgctcgccgccgcctcttcgtccaagcgccgccgcccggagGTGCTCGACGAGGACACctacgtcgccgccgtcgagcgcATCATCGAGCGCGACTTCTTCCCGGACCTCCCGCGCCTGCGGGACCGCCTCGACTGGCTCCAGGCCCTGCGCTCCCGCGACCCGCTCGTGCTCCGCGACGCGCAGCTCAAGATCCTCGAGCGCAGGCGGCGCGTCCAGCGCCGCGGGGGCCCCGTTCCCACCCCGACGcccgccacctccaccgcgCTCCGCTCCCCGTCCTTCCTCGCCACCCCCTCCGTCGCGCCCtcggtcgccggcgaggagggcgccgAGGTGGACGACGATGTCGAGGCCGCGCTCTCGCTCGACGACTTCTTCCGCCGCTTCACCAGCGAGGACAACGAGTCCTTCTCCCGCATCCTCGAGAAGGTCAACCACCGTCGCCGCGAGCGCTATGCCCACCTGCTGGAGCCCGCTGAGGCGGCGAAGGCACCCCTGCTGGAGGATGCCAAGCGCGACCGGATAACCGATGGGTATGGCACATCGGGCCAGCCGCCGAGCACCTTGGAGGGTGCCAAGTTCACGGCCAAGAACCTGCTCATGTACTACCCAGCTGACCGTGGGGAGGCGCCGCTTACTGATGAGGAGCGCACCGAGCGGATCAAGGGGATGACCAAGGAGATTGACCGGTCAAACACCAGGTTCCATGGGAGGTCTTCCGCTGATGATGGTACgaccaaggaggaggaggcggctgccATACTGTATGCACCAGTTGCTGGCTCTACTCCTGGTGGTATGGCATACCATGATCCTGATAAAGCAAAGAAGTATGATTTGGAGGATTTAAGGAAGACTCCAAACCCATTCTATGTCGAATCAGGGAAGAACCCGAACAATGGGTATAGTTTTGTGAGAACACCATCGCCAGCACCTGGTGTGGATGAGTCACCATTCATGACTTGGGGAGAGATTGATGGAACACCACTGAGATTGGACCCTGAGGAGACACCAAGTGGTTCTGGGGGAAGTGATACAGCACATTTTAAGATCCCACCTCCACCTGCTCGGGATGTGAAGGCACATCTGCTCTCAAGGGATGCGGCAAGGAAGATAAAGGAGCGCACTAAAATGTTCCACAAGCCACCACTACCATCACCTGTGAGAGGAGGCAGTGCAAGCCCAAGGACCTTTTCTCCTGCAGCACAGAAGTTTGTTAGGAATGCCATTGCGAAGTCCTCACGTACCATTGATGAGTCGCTACGTGCAAGTTACAGAGGGACAACCCCATCCGCAACCACTCCGAAGACGAGGTTTTCAAGAGACCCAAGCTTGGGATCGCGATCTCCATCAATGAGGCAGGGTTCAACCCCTCCCTGGTGA